The Tumebacillus amylolyticus DNA segment AACCGTGTCGTCAAAAGCGTGCCCTCCGTTGTCACCAGCGGCAGTGTGACGATGTTCACCGCGCTTACGCTCCTCGTGGTCTCGCTTAGCACGAACCAATTTCAACTCCACTTCGGGGTACAGGCGTGGCTAGCCATCGGTGGAATCATCCTGTTCCCGACGATCATCGCAATGGTTACGTTCTTCTACGGCCTGAACATCATCGGTTCCACGAAAGCTTCAATTCTCAGCATGATCGAACCCTTGGTGACAATTCTCGCGTCCGCTCTGCTGATCGGGGACCGCTTGACGATCGCCCAGTGGATCGGCGGAGGGGCTGTCCTGCTCGGGGCCTTGCTCGTCATGATCAAACAACCAGAAGAGGGGAGCCTCGTACCGGAATGAAAAAAGCAGAAATTCCAGGCCTCATCGAACATTTGCAACAACTCTACCCGGACGCAAACTGCGAATTGATGTACCGCAACCCGTTCGAACTCCTGATTGCAGTCGTCCTGTCTGCGCAATGCACCGACAAGTTGGTGAATGAAGTTACCCCCGGACTGTTCGAAAACTATCCGACCCCGGAGGTTATGGCGACTCTCACACAAGAGGAAATGGAAAATGCGATCCGTCGGATCGGTCTGTTCCGAAACAAAGCGAAGAACATCTTGGAGACATGCAGGAGATTGGTGGAGGAGCAGAACGGGGAAGTGCCGAACGACTACGACTACCTCGTCAGTCTGCCCGGCGTGGGCCGTAAAACGGCGAATGTGGTGTTGAGCGTTGCATTCGGTGTGCCGGCCATTGCGGTGGACACGCATGTGGACCGCCTCTCGCATCGTCTCGGCTTGACCAAAGCGACCAACGTGTTGGACACGGAAAAGGACCTGATGCGTAAACTGCCCAAGGAACACTGGACCTTCACGCACCACGCCCTGATCCTGCACGGACGTCGCGTCTGTGCCGCACGCACTCCGAAGTGCGCGATGTGTCCGCTGCAAGACATCTGCAGCCATTTCAAAAAAGAGTCTAAAGCAGCAACCAAAGCTTCTGCGAAAGCGTCGAAACCCCGCAAGACGAAAACCTCCTAAGAGGTCGTCAGCGGGCGCTTCGGCGCTTTCTGTTTCTTCTGAAAAATCATCAGATATTCGCCGGCATGCAGGGGGACCGGCAAGTGAGAAGACGGTGTACGCGCATCGTACAAATTAACGACGGAGAACCCGCGGGACAGGAAGCGGTGAACAAATTGGAACCCAAGCGGCATCGTGCGCCCACGGTCCTTGATGTCGCCGATCAAGATCGCGCAATATCCATCCGGCTTCAAGACGGTGAACAATTCCGCAGCGACCACCTCGATCGCGCTCAGAAAGTCGCGCGACGAGAGCAGGGACAGGTCGGACGGGAGGTCCTTCGAAAACTTATGAGTATGTCCATAGGGCGGTTGTGTAACGACGAGATCGACCGACTCCGGACCAAGTACATCGGCCAAACGGCGGGCATCTGCACAATACAAGTCACCCGCCACATCTCCGATGCGGTCGCGCACATCCTCGACCATCTCGGGGTTGCAGTCCATCCCGATTGACCGACGGCTCATCCACAACGCCTCCGCATACGCGGTGCCGGAACCGAGAAAGCAGTCGAGCACCGTGTCGCCCGGACGGGAATACGATTGGATCAATTCACGAACAAGAGCTGGAGAGAAGGAAAGGGCGAAGGCTCCCGGCTCCTCACGCTCAAATTGGGGAGTGCTCCATGCTGTCGATAGCAAATCGAGTTGCGTCGCTTGGGGAAACGAACGGACATTTCGCACAGTAGCTTGGGAATGGAAAGCGGGAGTTGCCATGTAACCTTCACTCCTCTCAGTCTCTATGGGTCTATTGTACATCGGGTGGTGAGATTTGACAAGAACATATGTTCTGTTTGTTTTGTACGGCACAAATTCGGTATGCTGATACATGGATAATCAGACTACAGGAGGGAAAATTTATGACTGTGATCTTCATCGAACTCGGCATGGGCGTGGACCTGCATGGACAGGACGCGACCGTTGCCGCCATGCGCGCGTGCCGCGACGCCATCCAAGAAAACTCCATGCCGGGCCTGCGCTCGATCTTGCCCGGCAACGACCTCAAGAACATGAAAGTGCGCGTCAAACTGGGCGTTCCCGTCCCGGCAGAACAAGTGGACGTCGAACAGGTCAAGAAATCCTTCCCCTACGGTCAAGTCGAAGTTGAGATCGTAGCCGGCGGGTTGCTCTGCTCGAGCGGTGTCGTCTTGCCTGACAAGGGCGACAAAAACGACGAAGTGATCATCGTCAACGCGGCGGTCGAAGTCGGCTTCTAGTCCAAGTTGTTCTGAACGGGTGGATAAGCCCCATATAGTGAAGTAGCATAAAATGAGATCACTCTGTAACGGAGTGATTTTCATTTTTTGCCACAATAAGAACAAAAAGGAGACCAACGACACTCATGCCCTGTATGCGTTCCGTTATGACCTTTGCGATCTTGACCTTCGTACTATTGGTTTCGATGTGGGTGGAGTCCCCCGCACCGACAGCCTTGGCGACCCCCGTTCCGAACCCGATTCCGCTCGAAGACCGCCAAATCTCGGATCAGAAACAATCCGTCCGCAACCAGCACATCCTCCTCGCCGCGCGCTCGCTCGAGCGACTGCAACAGGCGCAGGCGGAGCATAAAAAAATCGGCAAGCGCGTCGCCGATTCGGCCGCTCACTTCGTCGGAACCCCGTATGTCTGGGGCGGCACCGGACCGCAAGGATTCGACTGTTCCGGGTTCACCCAATACATATTGAAACAAAACGGCATTGAAGTGCCGCGAAATTCCTATGACCAATATCACGTCGGCCGGGTGATTACCAGGCAGGAGTTGCAGCCGGGCGATCTCGTCTTTTTCACCACCTACGCACCGGGCCCGTCCCACCTCGGCATCTATGTCGGCGAGGGCAAATTTATTCACGCGCTCAATCAACAGAAGGGAGTGACCACCTCAAAACTTGACACGGACTACTACAATGCTCGTTTCGTCGGAGCACGTCGTGTCGTCGGGACCTCGCTCTAGCTCTTCATTGACACGAAAGGAAAAACGTGCCACGATTAATGTTGAAAACGAGGAGTAGGAGATGGATGTCATGAAAGTGGTTCACAACATCTCGGAACTGATTGGCGACACGCCGGTCGTTAAATTGAATCGACTCGTAACAGCCGAGATGGCAGACGTATATGTCAAGCTGGAGATGTTTAATCCGAGCCGCAGCGTCAAGGATCGGGCAGCTTCCAATATGATTTTTGAGGCAGAGCGCTTAGGGCTGTTGCAGGCGGGCGATACGATCATCGAACCGACGAGCGGCAACACCGGAATCGGACTTGCGATGGTCGGCGCGGCCAAGGGCTATCGCGTAATCCTCGTCATGCCGGACACCTGCACCAAGGAGCGAATTGCGATTCTCAAAGCATACGGTGCAGAAGTCGTGCTCTCTCCGGGCCCGGAACGCATGAACGGGGCCGTCGCCGTCGCCAAGCGTCTGGCGTCAGAGATTTCAGGTTCCTTTGTCCCGATGCAGTTTGAAAACTTGCACAACCCGGACATCCACCGCCGAACGACGGCTCAGGAGATTTTCCAACAGATGGAGGGTCGACTGGATGCGTTCGTCGCCACCGCCGGCACCGGCGGGACGATCACGGGAACGGGGGAGACGCTCAAAGATTTGATCCCCGGCCTGCAAGTGTTCGTCGTAGAGCCGGAGTCGTCTGCCGTTCTGTCCGGTGAACCATCCGGTTCGCACAAAATCGTCGGGACGAGCCCCGGCTTCATACCGCCGATTCTCAACCAGAACGTCTACCAAGAAATTTTCAAGATCAAAGACCATGAGGCACAGGAGACGACCCGCCGTCTGGCTCGTGAGGAAGGCATCCTCGTGGGAACCTCATCGGGGGCGTCTGTACATACCGCTTTGCAAGTCGCGCGGCGCTTGGGCCCCGGACATCGCGTACTGTGCATCGCACCTGACACGGGAGAGCGCTACCTGTCGTCCGATCTGTTTGCAAGCGACTCAGAGAAGGAGTGTTAAACTCATGCCAAACCAAATCGAAGGCATCCAACAGTACGACGCCGAAGAACTCAAGAAGATCATCGAGAACAAGGAAAACATCGTCCTCATCGACGTTCGTGAACCGGAGGAGTACAACGCAGGTCACATCCCGGGCGTGCCGCTCGTTCCAATGAACACCATCCCGGGCAAAATCAACGACTTGGACAAGGACAAAGAGTACATCTTCGTCTGCCGCAGCGGCAACCGCAGCCACCAAGTCGCGCGTTTCCTGAAACAACAAGGTTTTGAAAAAGTCCACAACTTCAACGGCGGGATGCTGTCGTGGAGAGAGCCGGTCAAGACCGGCATGGAAGAGTAGATGGCGGTGTCTCTGCGCGACCGGATCGTCTTGATCACCGGCAGTTCGAGCGGGATTGGGCGGGTGGCTGCGTTGAAGTTTGCGGCGGCCGGGGCGATCCCGGTGCTGACGGCGCGCTCCGTGGACAAGTTGCTCGAAGTCGCGGCGGAGATCCGAGATTCGTACGGCATCGAGGCACCTGTGTTTGCGCTCGATGTGCGCTCGAACCAGCAGGTTCAGAGCGTCGTGTCGGAAGTATTGGATCGTTTCGGGCACATCGACATCCTCGTCAACAACGCGGGCTACGGCTTGTTTGAAAAAACGATCAACCTAAGCCTTGAGGACATTCAGGACATGATGGACGTGAATTATTTCGGTCTCGTGCGCATGACCCAATCGGTGTTGCCGTCCATGCTAGAGCGTCACAGCGGGCACATCATCAACCTTGCTTCGCTCGCGAGTTTCTTCGCCACGCCGACGCACGGTGTCTACGCGGCGACCAAGTTCGCCGTACAGGGATTCTCGGAAGGTCTGCGCTTTGAGTTAGACGGAACGGGCGTCCATCTCTCCACGATCAATCCTGGGCCGGTGGACACGCCGTTTTTTGACCGTGCAGATCGGACCAAATTGCCCAAGATCGCGTCGAAGTTCCTGAGCGCCGATGAAGTCGCCAATGCCGTGCTCCGTGCAGCTCGCGAACGCAAGCACATGTACGTGTTGCCGCGCATCGGACGCGCCGGAATC contains these protein-coding regions:
- the nth gene encoding endonuclease III — protein: MKKAEIPGLIEHLQQLYPDANCELMYRNPFELLIAVVLSAQCTDKLVNEVTPGLFENYPTPEVMATLTQEEMENAIRRIGLFRNKAKNILETCRRLVEEQNGEVPNDYDYLVSLPGVGRKTANVVLSVAFGVPAIAVDTHVDRLSHRLGLTKATNVLDTEKDLMRKLPKEHWTFTHHALILHGRRVCAARTPKCAMCPLQDICSHFKKESKAATKASAKASKPRKTKTS
- a CDS encoding TRM11 family SAM-dependent methyltransferase, which encodes MATPAFHSQATVRNVRSFPQATQLDLLSTAWSTPQFEREEPGAFALSFSPALVRELIQSYSRPGDTVLDCFLGSGTAYAEALWMSRRSIGMDCNPEMVEDVRDRIGDVAGDLYCADARRLADVLGPESVDLVVTQPPYGHTHKFSKDLPSDLSLLSSRDFLSAIEVVAAELFTVLKPDGYCAILIGDIKDRGRTMPLGFQFVHRFLSRGFSVVNLYDARTPSSHLPVPLHAGEYLMIFQKKQKAPKRPLTTS
- a CDS encoding Lin0512 family protein, with translation MTVIFIELGMGVDLHGQDATVAAMRACRDAIQENSMPGLRSILPGNDLKNMKVRVKLGVPVPAEQVDVEQVKKSFPYGQVEVEIVAGGLLCSSGVVLPDKGDKNDEVIIVNAAVEVGF
- a CDS encoding C40 family peptidase; translation: MPCMRSVMTFAILTFVLLVSMWVESPAPTALATPVPNPIPLEDRQISDQKQSVRNQHILLAARSLERLQQAQAEHKKIGKRVADSAAHFVGTPYVWGGTGPQGFDCSGFTQYILKQNGIEVPRNSYDQYHVGRVITRQELQPGDLVFFTTYAPGPSHLGIYVGEGKFIHALNQQKGVTTSKLDTDYYNARFVGARRVVGTSL
- the cysK gene encoding cysteine synthase A, with translation MKVVHNISELIGDTPVVKLNRLVTAEMADVYVKLEMFNPSRSVKDRAASNMIFEAERLGLLQAGDTIIEPTSGNTGIGLAMVGAAKGYRVILVMPDTCTKERIAILKAYGAEVVLSPGPERMNGAVAVAKRLASEISGSFVPMQFENLHNPDIHRRTTAQEIFQQMEGRLDAFVATAGTGGTITGTGETLKDLIPGLQVFVVEPESSAVLSGEPSGSHKIVGTSPGFIPPILNQNVYQEIFKIKDHEAQETTRRLAREEGILVGTSSGASVHTALQVARRLGPGHRVLCIAPDTGERYLSSDLFASDSEKEC
- a CDS encoding rhodanese-like domain-containing protein gives rise to the protein MPNQIEGIQQYDAEELKKIIENKENIVLIDVREPEEYNAGHIPGVPLVPMNTIPGKINDLDKDKEYIFVCRSGNRSHQVARFLKQQGFEKVHNFNGGMLSWREPVKTGMEE
- a CDS encoding SDR family NAD(P)-dependent oxidoreductase is translated as MSLRDRIVLITGSSSGIGRVAALKFAAAGAIPVLTARSVDKLLEVAAEIRDSYGIEAPVFALDVRSNQQVQSVVSEVLDRFGHIDILVNNAGYGLFEKTINLSLEDIQDMMDVNYFGLVRMTQSVLPSMLERHSGHIINLASLASFFATPTHGVYAATKFAVQGFSEGLRFELDGTGVHLSTINPGPVDTPFFDRADRTKLPKIASKFLSADEVANAVLRAARERKHMYVLPRIGRAGIALRHLFPWFYHKVMLSNH